The Actinomycetota bacterium genome includes a window with the following:
- a CDS encoding flagellar biosynthesis anti-sigma factor FlgM encodes MTGRAEAILADLRCMCVKSVGFWADTQARMIISDEQVRRAVEYLQTSEAEWPEAMNAGCPPSCPPELIERVKQRMTAEPDVREDRIESARVSLAKGLLSSGEVASKMIGRIVSDSLR; translated from the coding sequence GTGACTGGACGGGCCGAGGCGATCTTGGCCGATCTGCGCTGTATGTGCGTTAAGTCCGTTGGGTTCTGGGCCGATACACAGGCCAGAATGATTATCTCAGACGAGCAGGTTCGGCGAGCCGTCGAGTACCTGCAGACATCAGAAGCAGAATGGCCCGAGGCGATGAATGCAGGTTGCCCGCCTAGCTGCCCGCCCGAGCTCATCGAGCGCGTGAAGCAGCGGATGACGGCCGAGCCGGACGTGCGAGAGGACCGAATCGAGTCTGCGCGAGTCTCTCTTGCCAAGGGCCTGCTGTCTTCCGGCGAGGTTGCGTCGAAGATGATTGGCCGCATCGTCTCCGATTCTCTGAGGTAG
- the nuoK gene encoding NADH-quinone oxidoreductase subunit NuoK, with protein sequence MILIFMSCAIFALGLYGVLTRRDLIGVLACVELVLGSATVLLVGLATTVVAPSGGPVPGVVEGVGLFVIALAAAEAAVGLALVVCVARRVGTTRSDELTEVKG encoded by the coding sequence ATGATCCTCATCTTCATGAGTTGCGCGATCTTCGCGCTCGGTCTGTACGGGGTACTCACGCGGCGCGACCTCATCGGCGTGCTGGCTTGCGTGGAGCTCGTTCTTGGGTCGGCGACGGTGCTTCTTGTTGGCCTGGCGACGACCGTTGTCGCCCCTTCGGGTGGCCCGGTTCCCGGCGTTGTCGAGGGGGTCGGCTTGTTCGTCATCGCGCTTGCGGCTGCTGAGGCGGCGGTCGGACTTGCGCTCGTCGTGTGCGTCGCGCGACGCGTCGGCACAACGCGCTCGGACGAACTCACGGAGGTGAAGGGATGA
- the nuoL gene encoding NADH-quinone oxidoreductase subunit L, translated as MIPSVFADNAWLVFVVPVVVAALVGVLGSRMKASAPWIAMVSPVLVMVYGVGGMARILSEGTPKPFMESSVFADSVAWIPAGESALHVGWAFDGLTCVMLTVVGLVALMVMIFSIGYMHGEDGLPRYFALLSLFTGAMTLLVVADGLVGLFVGWELVGACSYLLIGFWFHKPSAAAAAVKAFLTTRVGDVGLLLGLALLWRETGALSYEAVFANIDMLTPTLVTAVAVLLFIGAAGKSAQFPLHIWLPDAMEGPTPVSALIHAATMVAAGVFLVARTWPVFEASEPARMIVLAIGAFTALGAATIAVAQTDIKKVLAYSTISQLGFMFAALGAGAWVAAVFHLVTHAGFKALLFLGSGSVIHGSGTQDMRQMGGLAKKMPVTAATWVAGSAALAGVPLLSGFFSKDEVLHAVWSSNTIAGAALFAASALTAFYITRATRLTFFGEYRGDGHPHEGGWQMRLPLIVLAVPAVAAGFLGGNIAKLLGEHGEALDPVTAAISGTIALVSIAFAWYVFRGGAISDIDLEERMSSLWTVLRNGYGYDGFVGRTIVEPTQRVSGALYRAVDRVVVDGVAEGVGGLARSVGRVLTLLQNGDGQWYAALLGAGAAMLVALMYWVGR; from the coding sequence ATGATACCTTCCGTGTTCGCCGACAACGCCTGGCTGGTGTTCGTGGTGCCGGTTGTTGTCGCAGCCCTCGTGGGTGTACTCGGTTCCCGGATGAAGGCCAGCGCGCCGTGGATAGCCATGGTGTCGCCGGTGCTCGTCATGGTCTATGGGGTCGGCGGCATGGCCCGAATCCTGTCGGAGGGTACGCCAAAGCCCTTCATGGAGTCCTCGGTCTTCGCCGACAGTGTCGCCTGGATCCCCGCGGGTGAGTCCGCTCTCCACGTGGGATGGGCATTTGACGGGCTGACATGCGTGATGCTCACCGTCGTGGGGCTCGTTGCTCTAATGGTCATGATCTTCTCGATCGGGTACATGCACGGCGAGGACGGACTTCCCAGATACTTCGCGTTGCTTTCGCTGTTCACGGGTGCGATGACTTTACTCGTCGTTGCGGACGGTCTCGTTGGACTGTTCGTAGGGTGGGAGCTTGTGGGCGCCTGCTCGTACCTGCTGATCGGCTTCTGGTTCCATAAGCCTTCAGCCGCTGCCGCCGCAGTCAAAGCGTTCCTGACCACCCGTGTCGGCGACGTGGGGCTGTTGCTCGGACTGGCGCTGCTCTGGCGGGAGACGGGCGCGCTGAGCTACGAGGCGGTCTTTGCGAACATCGACATGTTGACGCCGACGCTTGTCACAGCAGTAGCGGTGCTTCTCTTCATCGGTGCTGCCGGGAAGTCGGCTCAGTTCCCGCTCCATATCTGGTTGCCGGACGCCATGGAGGGCCCAACTCCTGTTTCAGCGCTCATACACGCCGCGACTATGGTCGCAGCAGGCGTCTTCCTGGTCGCGCGCACCTGGCCTGTGTTCGAAGCATCCGAGCCTGCGCGCATGATAGTGCTGGCGATAGGTGCGTTCACGGCGCTTGGAGCCGCCACTATCGCGGTCGCGCAGACCGACATCAAGAAGGTGCTCGCGTACTCGACGATCAGCCAGCTCGGCTTCATGTTCGCGGCTCTGGGCGCCGGCGCTTGGGTGGCGGCGGTCTTCCACCTCGTGACCCACGCCGGCTTCAAGGCCTTGCTCTTCCTAGGTTCAGGGAGTGTGATTCACGGTTCGGGAACGCAGGACATGCGCCAGATGGGCGGGTTGGCGAAGAAGATGCCGGTCACGGCCGCCACCTGGGTGGCCGGTTCTGCGGCGCTCGCCGGTGTCCCGCTCTTGTCCGGGTTCTTCAGCAAGGACGAAGTCCTTCACGCCGTATGGAGTTCAAACACCATAGCCGGGGCTGCGCTGTTCGCCGCGAGCGCACTGACGGCGTTCTACATCACGCGTGCGACGAGACTCACCTTCTTCGGCGAATACAGGGGCGACGGGCATCCACATGAAGGCGGCTGGCAGATGCGTCTGCCTCTCATCGTCCTTGCCGTGCCGGCGGTTGCGGCGGGCTTCCTGGGCGGGAACATCGCAAAGCTTCTGGGTGAGCACGGGGAGGCGCTCGATCCGGTGACGGCGGCGATCTCGGGGACGATTGCCCTGGTGTCCATCGCGTTTGCCTGGTACGTGTTCCGTGGGGGAGCCATCTCCGACATCGATCTCGAAGAGCGAATGTCGTCACTCTGGACCGTGCTCAGGAACGGGTACGGGTACGACGGCTTCGTGGGACGTACGATCGTCGAGCCGACGCAGCGCGTTTCGGGCGCGCTGTACCGCGCTGTCGACCGCGTGGTCGTGGACGGTGTGGCCGAGGGTGTCGGAGGCCTGGCGCGGAGCGTCGGGCGCGTGCTCACTCTGCTGCAGAACGGTGACGGCCAGTGGTATGCCGCGCTTCTGGGCGCGGGCGCCGCGATGCTCGTGGCGCTTATGTACTGGGTGGGGAGGTGA
- a CDS encoding NADH-quinone oxidoreductase subunit J has protein sequence MTFDTATAVQAALAIAALLGASTVVFAKDVTRMAAGLGLFLLCVAGWFAYLSASFLAVAQVFVYVGGVLILFIFAIMLLHREDQEKPGLTSRHDIGSVSVALAVFVLTFMPLIGVASAVGPVRDTGAMPDLAAILTGPMLPQFEAVGVLLLAALVAVVVVMGGERE, from the coding sequence ATGACGTTTGACACTGCCACCGCGGTTCAGGCGGCTTTGGCCATAGCCGCGCTCCTGGGCGCATCCACCGTGGTCTTCGCCAAAGACGTTACGCGCATGGCGGCGGGGCTGGGTCTGTTTCTGCTCTGTGTGGCCGGTTGGTTCGCGTATCTGAGTGCGTCGTTCCTGGCAGTCGCACAGGTGTTCGTCTACGTCGGCGGCGTGCTGATCCTGTTCATCTTCGCGATCATGCTGCTTCACCGGGAAGACCAGGAGAAGCCGGGCCTGACCTCCCGCCACGACATTGGCTCTGTTTCGGTGGCGCTGGCCGTGTTCGTGTTGACTTTCATGCCGCTGATCGGGGTCGCCTCGGCGGTTGGACCTGTGCGCGACACCGGCGCCATGCCGGATCTGGCCGCCATTCTGACAGGGCCGATGCTGCCCCAGTTCGAGGCGGTGGGCGTGCTTCTGCTTGCCGCTTTGGTCGCGGTCGTAGTCGTGATGGGGGGTGAGCGCGAATGA
- a CDS encoding proton-conducting transporter membrane subunit yields the protein MSQELQLLLPILLAVGAGIAAMVVDAVGSRKGATAVAAALLAAATAVAVWEALTLEAGGIQGVILGGSTYAAVQSVILFCATCAVIGGWTYFVERRMGAGAVALMAFSAAACAALASSIDLFMTLIAMETIAICAYALVASAGSSRSAEAGMKYLIQGAVATGLFLMGAAIVFGLHGGQSSYVALSQIVGGALFWPAATSMGLILAAIAFKMGAFPFHSWAPDAFEAAPPAASSFMAGAPKLGAVLAALLIFGTVYADPGFIERIEVLWIVLAVASIAFGNLSGLRQTSYGRMLAYSGIAQIGYALVGLSLGGPAVYQTLVLASAYAVAVLGAFLAAEAIRVVRPGWDGSISGMAGIARDYPGLAVALAAVMFSLTGIPLTVGFWGKLLVFVAAVAAGKTWLVVVAVVGSVVSFGYYGGVLRAVFFDDRSETPDVDDDEAGQVRSRSRAARAMVIAVAACVVAAGVVPLFVGLGFMQSFFGFA from the coding sequence ATGAGCCAGGAGCTGCAACTGTTGCTGCCCATCCTGCTCGCCGTCGGTGCGGGAATCGCCGCGATGGTCGTCGACGCAGTGGGCTCGCGGAAAGGTGCGACCGCGGTGGCTGCTGCTCTGCTCGCAGCGGCTACCGCCGTTGCGGTGTGGGAGGCTTTGACTCTGGAGGCTGGCGGGATACAGGGCGTCATCCTTGGCGGTTCAACGTATGCAGCCGTGCAGTCCGTCATCCTGTTCTGCGCTACGTGCGCGGTCATAGGCGGATGGACGTATTTCGTTGAGCGCCGGATGGGTGCTGGTGCGGTGGCGCTGATGGCATTCTCTGCAGCGGCGTGCGCTGCACTTGCTTCCTCGATCGACCTCTTCATGACGCTGATCGCGATGGAGACGATCGCGATCTGTGCGTATGCGTTGGTGGCCTCAGCCGGATCGTCGAGATCAGCCGAGGCGGGGATGAAGTATCTCATCCAGGGTGCAGTGGCCACCGGGCTGTTCCTAATGGGTGCCGCGATCGTGTTTGGGCTGCACGGCGGCCAGTCTTCGTACGTTGCCCTAAGTCAGATCGTCGGCGGGGCCCTCTTCTGGCCGGCGGCCACATCGATGGGCCTCATTCTGGCCGCTATCGCGTTCAAGATGGGCGCGTTTCCGTTCCATTCCTGGGCGCCGGATGCTTTCGAGGCCGCCCCTCCTGCAGCCAGTTCGTTCATGGCCGGCGCGCCGAAGCTAGGAGCGGTGCTCGCAGCGCTTCTGATCTTCGGCACCGTATACGCTGATCCGGGCTTCATCGAGCGCATCGAGGTGCTGTGGATCGTGCTCGCCGTCGCGTCGATCGCCTTCGGCAACCTGTCAGGGTTGCGACAGACTTCCTACGGGAGGATGTTGGCGTACTCCGGCATAGCGCAGATCGGGTACGCGCTTGTCGGGTTGTCCCTCGGCGGTCCTGCGGTCTACCAGACGCTGGTGCTGGCTTCTGCATACGCGGTTGCCGTTCTCGGAGCGTTCCTTGCGGCGGAGGCCATTCGTGTCGTGCGGCCTGGATGGGACGGGTCCATATCCGGCATGGCGGGAATAGCCCGCGACTATCCGGGTCTTGCAGTTGCGTTGGCCGCAGTGATGTTCTCGTTGACCGGCATTCCGTTGACCGTTGGCTTCTGGGGCAAGCTGCTCGTCTTTGTTGCTGCCGTTGCGGCAGGGAAGACCTGGCTCGTCGTCGTCGCTGTGGTAGGGTCGGTGGTCTCGTTCGGGTACTACGGCGGAGTACTGCGGGCGGTGTTCTTCGACGATCGGTCTGAGACGCCAGATGTCGATGATGACGAGGCCGGACAGGTGAGATCACGATCCCGCGCCGCGCGTGCGATGGTCATCGCCGTGGCGGCTTGCGTGGTCGCAGCAGGGGTCGTGCCGCTGTTCGTAGGACTGGGCTTCATGCAGAGCTTCTTCGGGTTCGCCTGA
- a CDS encoding FAD-dependent oxidoreductase yields the protein MAVDNESGEVEVQAVKDVPTSVPLTVTVTDDFSPGVTGFLEKWRSLLVGLSITGRRAMEKNTTLRYPAEKVTISQRWRGALRLRGLLGRDEVPILLGPSPEYNASIQDLYDGDRLPPCVGNCPANVDVRGQNYYVAEGKTVEAYELVRRRNIMPGVLGRICHNPCETACRRNFYDEPISIRPLHRVTYEEYVKVQDEHLRPFEVTRDETVAIIGSGPSGLAAAFDLMSLGYRVTAYEKEEKPGGALYSGVPSYRLPREVLHGEIDNLVKLGLDLRLGVEVGRDIPTDHLIGEYNAVLIAAGLQQSRILPIPGNDGDGVIGALEFLRAANWKGDAGVKNKRVLVIGGGNVAVDVARCALRLGASEVRLACLEGDDEMPCHPWEIEEAIDEGVIAMCGLGPEEVLVENGKVIGMRMRECLSVFDESGRFSPKFSDELTDLALDVVCFAIGQAPVLREVVAGTDLALEERGLLPVDGTLFTTAMPMVFACGEVVTGPGSAIGSIATGHEAATSIHRYLSGQDLAEGRVARPVPIYDKYAVASVDGVEEARRRVEMPMARPEERSRDFRQVELGLTHLEGLNEAARCLRCQSEVCVGCTFCARTCPDYAIQVERVDDPGDRRVTRYDLDLAKCCFCGLCAEQCPTDALSHTGQYELSFYHRDLTFFDRDEMLRSGEGTRATGRDGEHGPRSSGGDKS from the coding sequence GTGGCTGTAGACAACGAGTCTGGCGAAGTGGAAGTACAGGCAGTGAAGGACGTTCCGACATCGGTGCCGCTGACGGTCACCGTGACCGATGACTTCTCACCCGGGGTCACGGGCTTCCTGGAAAAATGGCGCTCGCTGCTGGTCGGCCTGAGCATCACCGGCCGCCGTGCCATGGAGAAGAACACGACGCTGCGCTACCCGGCCGAGAAGGTCACGATATCGCAGCGCTGGCGTGGGGCGTTGCGACTGAGGGGTCTACTCGGACGCGACGAGGTGCCGATTCTCCTCGGACCATCGCCGGAGTACAACGCGAGCATCCAGGACCTCTACGACGGGGATCGGCTGCCGCCATGTGTGGGGAACTGCCCTGCGAACGTCGATGTCCGCGGGCAGAACTACTACGTGGCCGAGGGCAAGACAGTTGAAGCATATGAGCTCGTCAGGCGCCGTAACATCATGCCGGGCGTTCTTGGCAGGATCTGCCACAACCCGTGCGAGACGGCCTGCCGTCGCAACTTCTACGACGAGCCGATCTCGATTCGTCCGCTGCACCGTGTCACGTACGAGGAGTATGTGAAGGTTCAAGACGAGCACCTGAGACCGTTCGAGGTTACGAGGGATGAGACCGTCGCCATCATCGGATCGGGTCCATCCGGTCTCGCGGCCGCATTTGACCTGATGAGCCTCGGGTATCGGGTCACGGCGTACGAGAAGGAGGAGAAGCCCGGCGGCGCGCTGTATTCCGGTGTGCCGTCGTATCGACTCCCTCGCGAAGTCCTGCACGGTGAGATCGACAATCTGGTGAAGCTCGGCCTCGACCTGCGGCTCGGCGTCGAAGTCGGTCGCGATATCCCTACGGATCACCTCATTGGCGAATACAATGCCGTTCTCATCGCCGCCGGTCTGCAGCAGAGCCGCATACTGCCGATCCCCGGAAACGACGGCGACGGCGTCATCGGTGCACTGGAGTTCCTGCGCGCCGCGAACTGGAAGGGCGACGCCGGCGTGAAGAACAAGCGCGTGCTCGTGATCGGTGGCGGAAACGTCGCGGTCGACGTAGCACGATGCGCGCTTCGCCTCGGGGCTTCCGAGGTACGACTTGCATGTCTAGAGGGCGATGACGAGATGCCCTGCCATCCCTGGGAGATTGAAGAGGCAATCGACGAGGGCGTCATCGCCATGTGCGGTCTTGGCCCGGAGGAAGTGCTGGTCGAGAACGGCAAGGTCATCGGCATGCGCATGCGCGAGTGCCTTTCCGTGTTCGACGAGAGCGGCCGCTTCTCACCCAAGTTCAGCGATGAGTTGACGGACCTGGCACTGGATGTCGTCTGTTTCGCAATCGGCCAGGCGCCGGTCCTGCGCGAAGTGGTCGCGGGGACGGACCTCGCGCTCGAAGAACGCGGACTGCTTCCCGTGGACGGAACGTTGTTCACGACGGCGATGCCCATGGTCTTTGCATGTGGCGAGGTCGTCACCGGCCCCGGCAGCGCCATTGGCTCGATAGCGACAGGACATGAGGCCGCGACTTCCATCCACCGATACCTCTCCGGCCAGGATCTTGCCGAGGGCAGAGTCGCGCGGCCTGTCCCCATCTACGACAAGTACGCCGTGGCCTCGGTCGACGGCGTGGAGGAGGCCAGGCGTCGCGTGGAGATGCCGATGGCCCGCCCCGAGGAACGCTCTCGCGACTTCCGCCAGGTCGAGCTTGGCCTGACCCACCTGGAAGGGCTGAACGAGGCAGCACGCTGTCTGCGATGTCAGTCGGAAGTGTGCGTCGGATGCACCTTCTGTGCCCGAACATGCCCCGACTACGCGATACAGGTCGAACGCGTCGACGATCCCGGCGATCGACGAGTGACGCGATACGATCTCGATCTGGCGAAGTGCTGCTTCTGTGGGCTGTGCGCCGAGCAGTGTCCCACCGATGCACTGAGCCACACCGGGCAGTACGAGCTGTCCTTCTACCACCGAGACCTCACCTTCTTCGACAGAGATGAGATGCTTCGCTCCGGTGAAGGCACCCGCGCTACCGGCCGCGATGGTGAGCATGGCCCGCGTTCCTCCGGGGGTGACAAGTCATGA
- a CDS encoding NADH-quinone oxidoreductase subunit M, translating to MTAVDLLVLLPIAAAIVAAFSGRHARVVALLGTLATATTLVTLSGSGVFGGAEVRGAIVLERFVPFWAMKLDGLSTPLVALTAFLSIVAVLASWNVKDRPAAHHALLIALEAAVMGVFLAEDIILFYVFWEAVLIPMYFLIGIWGHENRKHAAQKFFIYTFLGSALMLAGILVAVTSAQAQRIPDLVGANATFPATLVFWLLLAGMLVKVPVVPLHTWLPDAHVEAPTAGSIMLAGVLLKMGGYGLMRVAIPFAPSAYEASRTVLVALGIIGIVYGAAMALAQSDLKRLVAFSSVAHMGFVVLAIGSGTPAAYGAAMLGMVSHGVVAGLLFLLVGLLYERTHTREIDRFGGMGRLIPRWAAVLTFGALASLGLPGLSGFPGEFGAILEGYRAVGWWIAPATVGLVLSAAYNLRAVGSVNHGPVAEEWRGMNDLNPTEWIPVSILCVAILVLGVWPRAVLDISQVALKLLAPIVGGGV from the coding sequence ATGACCGCAGTCGACCTGCTCGTGCTTCTCCCCATCGCGGCGGCGATCGTCGCGGCCTTCTCGGGACGTCATGCGCGCGTTGTGGCTCTCCTCGGCACGCTGGCGACGGCCACCACGCTAGTGACCCTCTCTGGATCCGGCGTTTTCGGTGGAGCCGAGGTCAGAGGCGCGATAGTGCTCGAGCGGTTCGTTCCCTTCTGGGCGATGAAGCTCGACGGGTTGTCGACGCCGCTTGTCGCTTTGACCGCGTTCCTCTCGATCGTCGCGGTACTCGCATCCTGGAACGTCAAAGACCGGCCGGCGGCACATCATGCGCTGCTCATCGCGCTTGAGGCTGCAGTGATGGGTGTCTTCCTTGCCGAGGACATCATCCTTTTCTATGTCTTCTGGGAGGCTGTCCTGATACCGATGTACTTCCTTATCGGAATCTGGGGCCACGAGAACCGCAAACATGCCGCACAGAAATTCTTCATCTACACCTTCCTTGGCAGCGCGCTCATGCTCGCCGGGATACTTGTTGCAGTGACATCGGCACAGGCGCAGCGGATTCCCGATCTCGTGGGCGCGAATGCGACGTTCCCCGCGACCCTCGTGTTCTGGCTTCTTCTCGCCGGGATGCTCGTGAAAGTGCCGGTCGTGCCGCTGCATACCTGGCTGCCTGACGCACATGTCGAAGCACCGACAGCAGGGTCGATCATGCTTGCGGGAGTGCTGCTCAAGATGGGCGGTTATGGCCTGATGCGAGTGGCGATTCCCTTCGCCCCGTCTGCGTACGAGGCTTCTCGCACGGTGCTGGTGGCGCTGGGAATCATCGGAATCGTCTATGGCGCTGCGATGGCGCTCGCCCAGAGCGACTTGAAACGACTCGTGGCCTTCTCGTCCGTTGCTCACATGGGATTCGTCGTTCTGGCGATCGGCTCGGGAACGCCCGCTGCATATGGCGCTGCCATGCTCGGCATGGTTAGTCACGGGGTGGTTGCCGGTCTGCTGTTCCTGCTGGTGGGACTGCTCTACGAGAGAACCCACACGAGAGAGATCGACCGTTTCGGAGGCATGGGCCGTTTGATCCCACGCTGGGCCGCCGTGCTGACGTTCGGAGCGCTGGCGAGCCTTGGGTTGCCGGGCCTCTCCGGATTCCCCGGGGAGTTCGGAGCGATTCTTGAAGGGTACCGCGCGGTGGGTTGGTGGATCGCCCCTGCGACTGTCGGTCTCGTGCTTTCTGCCGCATACAACCTACGGGCCGTCGGCAGCGTCAATCATGGCCCCGTTGCCGAGGAGTGGCGCGGCATGAACGACCTGAACCCCACCGAGTGGATTCCCGTGAGCATCCTATGTGTCGCCATCCTTGTGCTCGGTGTGTGGCCGCGAGCCGTGCTCGATATCTCGCAGGTCGCACTCAAGCTCCTTGCACCTATCGTGGGCGGGGGAGTGTAG